A genomic region of Pseudomonas sp. MPC6 contains the following coding sequences:
- the rpsR gene encoding 30S ribosomal protein S18, whose protein sequence is MARFFRRRKFCRFTAEDVKEIDYKDLNTLKAYVSETGKIVPSRITGTKARYQRQLATAIKRARFLALLAYTDSHGR, encoded by the coding sequence ATGGCACGTTTCTTCCGTCGTCGTAAATTCTGCCGCTTCACCGCTGAAGACGTGAAAGAGATCGATTACAAAGATCTCAACACCCTGAAAGCCTATGTATCCGAGACCGGCAAAATCGTTCCAAGCCGTATCACCGGTACCAAAGCACGTTATCAGCGTCAGCTGGCCACCGCTATCAAGCGCGCCCGCTTCCTGGCCCTGCTGGCCTACACCGACAGCCACGGCCGCTGA
- the rlmB gene encoding 23S rRNA (guanosine(2251)-2'-O)-methyltransferase RlmB: MSQLEKIYGVHAVEALLRHHPKRVKQIWLAEGRSDPRVQTLIELAAENRVAVGNAERRELDAWVEGVHQGVVAEVSPSQVWGEAMLDELLDRTEGAPLLLVLDGVTDPHNLGACLRSADAAGALAVIVPKDKSATLTPTVRKVACGAAEVIPLVAVTNLARTLEKLKQRGLWVVGTAGEAEQSLYQQDMTGPTILIMGAEGSGMRRLTRDLCDYLVHLPMAGSVSSLNVSVATGVCLFEAKRQRSVKAAGTAKKS, from the coding sequence ATGAGTCAGTTGGAAAAGATCTACGGCGTGCATGCGGTAGAAGCGTTGTTGCGTCACCACCCAAAACGGGTCAAGCAGATCTGGCTGGCTGAAGGCCGCAGCGATCCGCGGGTTCAGACGCTGATCGAGCTGGCTGCGGAAAATCGCGTTGCCGTGGGCAATGCCGAGCGTCGTGAGCTGGATGCATGGGTTGAAGGCGTGCATCAGGGCGTGGTGGCGGAAGTGAGTCCGAGCCAGGTCTGGGGCGAGGCGATGCTCGATGAGCTGCTCGACCGCACCGAAGGCGCACCGCTGTTGCTGGTGCTCGACGGCGTGACCGATCCGCACAACCTTGGCGCTTGCCTGCGCTCGGCCGATGCGGCCGGTGCGCTGGCGGTGATTGTGCCCAAGGACAAGTCGGCGACCCTGACCCCGACGGTACGCAAGGTGGCTTGCGGTGCGGCGGAAGTGATTCCGTTGGTCGCCGTGACCAACCTGGCGCGCACGCTGGAAAAACTCAAGCAGCGGGGCCTGTGGGTCGTCGGTACCGCGGGCGAGGCCGAGCAGAGTCTGTACCAGCAGGACATGACCGGCCCGACCATCCTGATCATGGGTGCGGAAGGCAGTGGCATGCGTCGCCTGACCCGTGATCTTTGCGACTACCTGGTACACCTGCCGATGGCTGGCAGCGTCAGCAGTCTCAACGTGTCAGTGGCGACTGGAGTGTGCCTGTTCGAGGCGAAGCGCCAGCGCAGCGTCAAGGCCGCCGGAACCGCCAAGAAGTCCTAA
- a CDS encoding extracellular solute-binding protein, protein MMFRNTLRRGLTITLLGLALATPLTQAADPVSLTLYNGQHKEVGDAIAKAFEAKSGIHVNVRKGSSNQLASQVVEEGDRSPADVIYTEESPPLNKLGEQGLLAPTDAATLAVLPKDYVAGNGTWIGITARVRVVAYNPKLIDEKDLPTSVMEFSDPKWQGKVGFVPTSGAFQEQAVAIIKVHGMDAAEEWLTGLRAFGKTYSNNMVALKAVENGEVATVLVNNYYWFALQREKGQLDSKLHYFTGGDVGGLITVSSAAVLKSSQHPKEAQQLLAYMASEEGQRVITQTTAEYPLHKGMQSDRGLKPFSELQAPKVTPADLGNAEEALDLERDVGLN, encoded by the coding sequence ATGATGTTTCGAAATACCCTGCGCCGCGGCCTGACCATTACCCTGCTCGGCCTGGCACTAGCCACTCCCCTCACCCAGGCCGCCGATCCAGTTTCCCTGACGCTCTATAACGGGCAACACAAGGAAGTCGGCGACGCCATCGCCAAAGCCTTTGAAGCCAAGTCCGGGATTCACGTCAATGTACGTAAAGGCAGCAGCAACCAACTCGCCAGCCAGGTCGTCGAAGAAGGCGATCGCTCCCCCGCCGACGTGATCTACACCGAAGAATCGCCACCGCTGAACAAACTCGGCGAACAGGGCTTGCTGGCGCCGACCGATGCCGCCACCCTCGCCGTTCTGCCAAAGGACTACGTCGCCGGTAATGGCACCTGGATCGGCATCACCGCGCGGGTCCGTGTCGTCGCTTACAACCCGAAACTGATCGACGAAAAAGACCTGCCCACGTCGGTGATGGAATTCTCCGACCCGAAATGGCAAGGCAAGGTCGGCTTCGTGCCTACCAGCGGCGCGTTCCAGGAACAGGCCGTGGCGATCATCAAGGTGCACGGCATGGACGCGGCCGAAGAATGGCTGACCGGCCTGCGTGCATTCGGCAAGACTTACAGCAATAACATGGTTGCCCTGAAGGCCGTGGAAAATGGCGAAGTCGCCACTGTGCTGGTGAACAATTACTACTGGTTCGCCCTGCAGCGTGAAAAAGGCCAGCTCGATTCTAAACTGCATTACTTCACCGGCGGCGACGTCGGCGGGCTGATCACCGTTTCCAGCGCCGCCGTGCTGAAATCCAGCCAGCATCCAAAAGAAGCCCAGCAATTGCTCGCCTACATGGCCAGTGAAGAGGGCCAACGCGTGATCACCCAGACCACCGCCGAATACCCGCTGCACAAAGGCATGCAATCGGATCGTGGCCTGAAGCCGTTCAGTGAACTGCAAGCGCCGAAAGTCACTCCGGCCGACCTCGGCAATGCCGAAGAAGCCCTGGACCTGGAACGTGACGTTGGCTTGAACTGA
- a CDS encoding methyl-accepting chemotaxis protein — MSAVLSLLQSRLLRPVFVTLGIALLVQVLVAVALTRSTVTALEADLALRLDADSQKLSSELEQAGREVTSSLDSLSTNTRQRLTAGLSSRLKDEQAQLRATLEKDLKDSANDMAQLLASVAPRAMWDSDVPTLSEFARRAQRNPNVLFVVYDDATGQHLTRYLNRENPINKALLEKGQGERALDKVLDAAKNDPSVYYLEASINPNGVEIGKVLMGVSTASVEADVAALDKRFLALIASSDELVGDSLKGAAADSATAMRARLQSAQTTASEMKTNTTDTVQEAATTLRWRIGMGLAVVGFAVLLLLAVVLGRRVVNRLKMLIAAMDDLAAGEGDLTKRVQINSKDEIGDMASAVNRFVDKLQPIVREAGDVAQRTGVEIGAMTLRNAGADAAAGLQRDEVAESLRALSQMADDAQSESDAMQAALQQVVDIRSATDENTRTSAKVGSLIEALAGQVDTGATVIERLARQSEQIEVVLTVIHGIAEQTNLLALNAAIEAARAGETGRGFAVVADEVRALASKTQSSTGDIQAHIVALQEGAREAVAAIGQAGRQASEGLLVLRDSARLQQSVQASVEQVHAAIGLATQAAAHQARGAQAVRGRVQTIHVQAEKAAQAVVETTASGKVLDGLAAQLKASLGQFRA; from the coding sequence GTGTCGGCCGTTCTCTCTCTGTTACAAAGCCGTTTATTGCGGCCCGTGTTCGTTACCTTGGGTATCGCTCTCCTGGTGCAAGTGCTGGTGGCTGTCGCGCTGACGCGGAGCACGGTGACTGCGCTGGAGGCCGATCTGGCCTTGCGCCTGGATGCCGACAGCCAGAAGCTCTCCAGCGAACTGGAACAGGCGGGGCGTGAAGTCACGTCGAGCCTCGATAGCCTGTCGACCAACACGCGTCAGCGCCTCACGGCTGGCTTGTCCTCGCGATTGAAGGACGAGCAGGCGCAGCTGCGGGCGACCCTGGAGAAGGATCTGAAGGACTCCGCCAATGATATGGCGCAGCTTCTGGCCTCGGTCGCACCTCGCGCCATGTGGGACAGCGACGTTCCAACCCTGTCCGAATTCGCCCGCCGGGCCCAGCGCAATCCCAACGTGCTGTTCGTGGTCTACGACGACGCCACGGGCCAGCACCTGACGCGCTACCTCAACAGGGAAAACCCGATCAACAAGGCCTTGCTGGAAAAAGGCCAGGGCGAGCGGGCGCTGGACAAGGTGCTGGATGCGGCGAAGAACGATCCATCGGTCTACTACCTCGAAGCGTCGATCAACCCCAATGGCGTGGAAATCGGCAAAGTCCTGATGGGTGTCTCGACGGCTTCGGTAGAGGCCGATGTGGCGGCCCTGGACAAGCGTTTCCTTGCGTTGATCGCCAGCAGCGATGAGCTGGTGGGCGACAGCCTGAAAGGCGCGGCGGCTGATAGCGCCACGGCAATGCGTGCGCGGCTGCAGTCGGCGCAGACCACCGCCTCCGAGATGAAAACCAACACCACTGACACGGTGCAGGAAGCGGCGACAACGTTGCGCTGGCGTATTGGCATGGGCCTGGCTGTCGTAGGCTTCGCTGTGCTGTTGCTGCTCGCGGTGGTGCTGGGGCGTCGAGTGGTCAATCGCTTGAAAATGCTCATCGCCGCCATGGATGACCTGGCGGCGGGTGAGGGCGACCTGACCAAGCGCGTGCAGATCAACAGCAAGGACGAAATCGGCGACATGGCCTCGGCGGTCAATCGCTTTGTGGATAAGTTGCAGCCGATCGTGCGTGAGGCGGGTGATGTGGCCCAGCGCACCGGTGTGGAAATTGGCGCCATGACCTTGCGCAACGCCGGCGCCGATGCGGCGGCCGGCCTGCAGCGTGATGAAGTGGCGGAGAGCTTGCGTGCGCTGTCCCAGATGGCGGATGACGCTCAATCTGAAAGCGATGCCATGCAGGCGGCCCTGCAGCAGGTAGTGGACATTCGCTCCGCCACCGATGAAAACACCCGCACCTCGGCCAAGGTCGGCAGCCTGATCGAGGCGTTGGCCGGGCAGGTCGATACCGGTGCGACGGTCATCGAGCGGCTGGCGCGGCAGAGTGAACAGATTGAAGTGGTGCTGACAGTGATTCACGGGATCGCCGAGCAGACTAACTTGCTGGCGCTGAACGCGGCCATCGAAGCGGCACGAGCCGGCGAGACCGGTCGCGGTTTTGCAGTGGTGGCTGACGAAGTGCGGGCGTTGGCGAGCAAGACCCAGAGCTCCACGGGCGACATCCAGGCGCATATCGTCGCGTTGCAAGAGGGCGCGCGTGAGGCGGTTGCTGCGATCGGTCAGGCCGGGCGCCAGGCCAGTGAAGGTTTGCTGGTGTTGCGTGACAGTGCGCGGCTGCAGCAATCGGTGCAGGCGTCGGTCGAGCAGGTGCATGCGGCGATAGGTCTGGCGACTCAGGCGGCGGCCCATCAGGCGCGGGGGGCGCAAGCGGTGCGTGGGCGGGTCCAGACCATCCATGTGCAGGCCGAGAAGGCGGCCCAGGCGGTGGTGGAGACCACGGCCAGCGGCAAGGTGCTGGATGGGTTGGCGGCGCAGTTGAAGGCGAGCCTGGGGCAGTTCAGGGCGTAA
- the rnr gene encoding ribonuclease R produces MADWQSLDPEAAREAEKYENPIPSRELILQHLADRGSPANREQLVEEFGLTTEDQIEALRRRLRAMERDAQLIYTRRGTYAPVDKLDLILGRISGHRDGFGFLVPDDGSDDLFMSPAQMRLVFDGDRALARVSGLDRRGRREGMIVEVVSRAHETIVGRYFEEGGIGFVVADNPKIQQEVLVTPGRNASAKIGQFVEVKITHWPTPRFQPQGDVVEVVGNYMAPGMEIDVALRTYDIPHVWPEAVLKEAAKLKPEVEEKDKEKRIDLRHLPFVTIDGEDARDFDDAVFCEAKPGKLRLFSGGWKLYVAIADVSSYVKIGSALDNESQVRGNSVYFPERVIPMLPEQLSNGLCSLNPHVDRLAMVCEMTISKSGEMTDYCFYEAVIHSHARLTYNKVSAMLETPKLTEARQLRGEYNDVLPHLKQLYSLYKVLLAARHVRGAIDFETQETRIIFGTERKIAEIRPTVRNDAHKLIEECMLAANVATAEFLKKHEIPALYRVHDGPPPERLEKLRAFLGELGLSLHKGKDGPSPKDYQALLASIKDRPDFHLIQTVMLRSLSQAVYSADNQGHFGLNYEAYTHFTSPIRRYPDLLTHRAIRSVIHSKMNTPHVRRAGAMTIPKARIYPYDEAILEQLGEQCSMSERRADEATRDVVNWLKCEFMKDRVGESFPGVITAVTGFGLFVELTDIYVEGLVHVTALPGDYYHFDPVHHRLAGERTGRSFRLGDTVEVRVMRVDLDERKIDFEMAEKTISAPIGRKKRGTEKTEPATKSAAKTAAEPAPAKTGRRPAKEKAVEAYRPSDAAAKNAELRKSRELKQALLSEAKSGGKAASGGKTGRSAPDQAPGGKPAKPSKHRKGPPKAGSAPAAKSGGVRKPKAKS; encoded by the coding sequence ATGGCCGATTGGCAGTCCCTCGATCCCGAGGCCGCTCGTGAAGCGGAAAAATATGAAAACCCTATTCCTAGCCGCGAACTGATCCTTCAGCACCTTGCTGATCGGGGTTCGCCTGCTAACCGCGAGCAGTTGGTCGAAGAGTTTGGTCTGACCACAGAAGACCAGATCGAAGCCCTGCGCCGCCGCCTGCGCGCCATGGAGCGCGACGCTCAACTTATCTATACCCGGCGCGGGACCTACGCGCCGGTGGACAAGCTCGACCTGATCCTGGGCCGCATCAGCGGTCACCGTGACGGTTTCGGCTTCCTGGTCCCGGACGACGGCAGTGACGACCTGTTCATGAGCCCGGCGCAAATGCGCCTGGTCTTCGACGGCGACCGTGCCCTGGCCCGTGTTTCCGGTCTGGATCGCCGCGGTCGCCGCGAAGGCATGATCGTCGAAGTGGTCTCCCGCGCTCACGAAACCATCGTTGGTCGCTACTTCGAAGAGGGCGGTATCGGTTTCGTGGTGGCGGACAATCCGAAGATCCAGCAGGAAGTGCTGGTGACGCCGGGCCGCAATGCCAGCGCCAAGATCGGTCAATTCGTCGAAGTGAAGATCACTCACTGGCCGACGCCGCGCTTCCAGCCGCAAGGCGACGTGGTGGAAGTCGTGGGTAACTACATGGCGCCGGGCATGGAGATCGATGTCGCGCTGCGCACTTACGACATTCCTCACGTCTGGCCTGAGGCCGTGCTGAAAGAAGCCGCCAAGCTCAAGCCGGAAGTCGAAGAGAAAGACAAAGAGAAACGCATCGACCTGCGTCACCTGCCGTTCGTCACCATCGACGGTGAAGACGCTCGCGACTTCGACGACGCGGTCTTCTGCGAAGCCAAACCGGGCAAGCTGCGCCTGTTCTCCGGTGGCTGGAAGTTGTACGTGGCGATTGCCGACGTTTCCAGCTACGTGAAAATCGGTTCGGCGCTGGATAACGAATCCCAGGTTCGCGGCAACTCGGTGTACTTCCCCGAGCGCGTGATTCCGATGCTGCCTGAGCAGCTGTCCAACGGCCTGTGTTCGCTGAACCCGCACGTCGATCGCCTGGCCATGGTTTGCGAGATGACCATCTCCAAATCCGGCGAGATGACCGATTACTGCTTCTACGAAGCGGTGATCCATTCCCATGCCCGCCTGACCTACAACAAGGTCAGCGCGATGCTGGAAACGCCGAAACTCACCGAGGCGCGTCAGCTGCGTGGCGAGTACAACGACGTCCTGCCGCACCTCAAGCAGCTTTACTCACTGTACAAAGTGCTGCTGGCCGCTCGTCACGTGCGTGGCGCGATCGATTTCGAAACCCAGGAAACCCGGATCATCTTCGGCACCGAGCGCAAGATTGCCGAGATCCGCCCGACCGTGCGCAACGACGCCCACAAGCTGATCGAGGAATGCATGCTGGCGGCCAACGTGGCCACCGCCGAATTCCTGAAAAAGCACGAAATTCCTGCGCTGTACCGGGTCCACGATGGCCCGCCACCGGAGCGCCTGGAAAAATTGCGCGCGTTCCTCGGCGAGCTCGGCCTGTCCCTGCATAAAGGCAAGGACGGCCCGTCGCCGAAGGATTACCAGGCGTTGCTGGCCAGCATCAAGGACCGTCCGGATTTCCACCTGATCCAGACCGTCATGCTGCGCTCGTTGAGCCAGGCGGTTTATAGCGCCGATAACCAGGGCCACTTCGGCCTGAATTACGAAGCCTATACCCACTTCACCTCGCCGATCCGCCGCTACCCGGACTTGCTCACGCACCGGGCGATCCGCAGCGTCATCCATTCGAAAATGAACACCCCGCACGTTCGCCGTGCTGGCGCGATGACCATTCCGAAGGCGCGCATCTATCCGTACGACGAAGCGATCCTGGAGCAGCTCGGCGAGCAGTGCTCGATGAGCGAGCGCCGTGCCGACGAAGCCACCCGTGACGTGGTGAACTGGCTCAAGTGCGAGTTCATGAAAGATCGCGTGGGCGAGTCGTTCCCGGGTGTGATCACCGCCGTGACCGGTTTCGGCCTGTTCGTCGAGCTGACCGATATCTACGTCGAAGGCCTGGTGCACGTCACCGCGCTGCCGGGCGATTACTATCACTTCGACCCTGTGCATCACCGCCTCGCCGGTGAGCGTACCGGCCGCAGCTTCCGTCTGGGCGATACCGTTGAAGTGCGCGTGATGCGCGTCGACCTCGACGAGCGCAAGATCGACTTCGAGATGGCTGAAAAAACCATCAGCGCGCCGATCGGTCGCAAAAAACGCGGAACTGAAAAAACCGAGCCGGCTACCAAATCGGCTGCTAAAACCGCAGCAGAGCCGGCACCGGCGAAAACCGGTCGTCGCCCTGCCAAGGAAAAGGCTGTCGAAGCCTATCGCCCAAGCGATGCCGCGGCGAAAAATGCCGAATTGCGCAAGAGTCGTGAACTGAAGCAGGCATTGCTGTCTGAAGCGAAGAGCGGCGGTAAAGCGGCGTCTGGGGGAAAGACCGGACGGTCGGCGCCTGACCAGGCTCCCGGCGGCAAGCCAGCCAAACCAAGCAAACACCGTAAAGGCCCGCCCAAGGCGGGTTCCGCTCCAGCTGCCAAAAGCGGCGGGGTACGTAAACCTAAGGCCAAGTCATGA
- the rpsF gene encoding 30S ribosomal protein S6 — translation MRHYEIIFLVHPDQSEQVGGMVERYTKLIEEDGGKIHRLEDWGRRQLAYAINNVHKAHYVMLNVECTGKALAELEDNFRYNDAVIRNLVIRREEAVTGQSEMLKAEENRSERRERRDRPEHEGAESADSDDSDNSDNADE, via the coding sequence ATGCGTCATTACGAAATCATCTTTTTGGTCCACCCGGATCAAAGCGAGCAAGTCGGCGGCATGGTAGAGCGTTACACCAAGCTGATCGAAGAAGACGGCGGCAAAATCCACCGTCTGGAAGATTGGGGCCGTCGTCAACTGGCCTACGCAATCAACAATGTTCACAAGGCTCACTACGTGATGCTGAACGTTGAGTGCACTGGCAAGGCCCTGGCCGAGCTGGAAGACAACTTCCGCTACAACGATGCAGTGATCCGTAACCTGGTCATCCGTCGCGAAGAAGCCGTTACCGGCCAATCCGAGATGCTCAAGGCTGAAGAAAACCGCAGTGAGCGCCGTGAGCGTCGCGACCGTCCTGAGCACGAAGGCGCTGAAAGCGCTGATAGTGATGACAGCGACAACAGCGATAACGCTGACGAGTAA
- a CDS encoding iron ABC transporter permease, translating to MSATLSTARARGGYVPRRKRPSIWLLLPVLLLVVLSLLPLAYVGLKTWQAGWAEALHLLWRPYVFGLLRNTLALMIGVTLACGVIGLSLAWLLERSNLPGRRLWGVILCLPFAVPAFVSSFTWVSLSAHFEGLGGAILVMTLSKYPLIFLPVAATLRNLDPSLEESARTLGQNRLGVFFKITLPLLWPSLLAGSLLIALHMLVEFGALSIIGLQTFTTAIYQQFELEFSNANAAMLSAVLLGLCLVLLWLELRVRGKGRHVRTGQGAARRAEQVRLGPWATVGQLYCLTLAIIGSGIPLGMLAYWLAVGSSAAFPVAAISEALLSSLALSLGGAALCLVLAVPVGLLVVRHKGRLAIWAERLPYLLHALPGLVIALTLVYFALHYVPVLYQTSTLLLIAYALLFLPLAQAPIRTALNKAAPQLEEAARTLGASSFSAFCRVTLPIIFPALGAAFALVFLDAMKELTATLLLSPTGLNTLATEVWAHTANVEFAAAAPYAALLIVVSGLPVYLLTTRMYLSR from the coding sequence ATGAGCGCAACTTTATCCACCGCTCGCGCGCGCGGGGGTTATGTGCCACGGCGCAAACGGCCATCGATCTGGCTGTTGCTGCCGGTCCTGCTGCTGGTGGTGCTCAGCCTGCTGCCGCTGGCTTATGTCGGGCTCAAGACCTGGCAAGCGGGCTGGGCCGAAGCGCTGCACCTGCTGTGGCGACCGTATGTGTTCGGCCTGCTGCGCAACACCCTGGCACTGATGATCGGCGTCACCCTGGCCTGCGGTGTGATCGGCCTGTCACTGGCCTGGCTGCTGGAACGCAGCAATCTGCCTGGGCGACGCTTGTGGGGTGTCATCCTGTGCTTGCCGTTCGCGGTGCCGGCGTTCGTCAGCAGTTTTACCTGGGTTTCCCTGAGCGCTCACTTCGAAGGCCTGGGCGGGGCCATTCTGGTGATGACCCTGTCCAAGTATCCGCTGATATTTCTGCCGGTGGCGGCGACGCTGCGCAATCTTGACCCGTCGCTGGAAGAGTCCGCCCGCACGCTGGGACAGAATCGCCTGGGCGTCTTCTTCAAAATCACCCTGCCCCTGCTCTGGCCATCGCTGCTGGCCGGGTCTCTCCTGATAGCGCTGCACATGCTGGTGGAGTTCGGCGCGCTGTCGATTATCGGCCTGCAGACTTTCACGACCGCCATCTACCAACAGTTCGAGCTGGAATTCAGCAACGCCAACGCGGCGATGCTTTCGGCGGTGCTGCTGGGACTGTGCCTGGTACTGCTGTGGCTGGAGTTGCGAGTGCGCGGTAAAGGCCGACACGTGCGCACCGGCCAGGGCGCGGCACGCCGGGCAGAACAGGTTCGCCTCGGCCCCTGGGCGACTGTCGGACAGCTCTACTGCTTGACGCTGGCGATCATCGGCAGCGGCATCCCGCTGGGAATGCTGGCGTACTGGTTGGCGGTGGGTTCGTCGGCGGCGTTCCCGGTAGCCGCGATCAGCGAGGCATTGCTCTCGTCCCTGGCACTGTCCCTCGGTGGCGCAGCGCTGTGCCTGGTGCTGGCGGTTCCAGTGGGATTGCTGGTGGTGCGTCACAAGGGCCGACTGGCGATCTGGGCCGAGCGCCTGCCGTATCTGCTGCACGCACTGCCAGGGCTGGTGATTGCCCTGACACTGGTGTATTTCGCGCTGCACTATGTGCCGGTGCTGTACCAGACTTCGACGTTGCTGCTGATCGCTTATGCGCTGCTGTTTCTGCCGCTGGCTCAAGCGCCGATCCGTACGGCCCTGAACAAGGCTGCGCCGCAACTGGAAGAGGCCGCACGCACGCTGGGGGCGTCGTCCTTCAGTGCGTTTTGCCGGGTGACTCTGCCGATCATCTTCCCGGCGCTGGGCGCCGCGTTTGCCCTGGTGTTTCTGGATGCGATGAAGGAGCTGACGGCGACGCTGCTGCTGAGTCCGACCGGGCTTAACACCTTGGCGACGGAGGTCTGGGCGCATACCGCGAATGTGGAATTTGCGGCGGCGGCGCCTTATGCGGCGTTGTTGATAGTGGTGTCGGGGTTGCCGGTGTATCTGTTAACGACGCGGATGTATCTGAGCCGCTGA